The following nucleotide sequence is from Amia ocellicauda isolate fAmiCal2 chromosome 14, fAmiCal2.hap1, whole genome shotgun sequence.
CTTTGATCCGAGGGCCAGACAGCGCTGTTACTACAGCAGTGACGGTGAGAGGGTCGCCAGTGAAACACAGCTGCAGATCTGCAGGTCGTGCTCTTGGTGTGATTGAATCCTCGCTACAATACTGCCCTCTCCCTGCAGTGACGGTGCAGTGCACCACGGATGGGCAGTTCGTGGTTGTGGTGCCCAGGGACGTCACCACCCCTCCGCTGAGCCTCGATACCGTCAGCCTGCTGGGTGGTCAGAGCGCCCCCTGCAGTCCTGTCGGCACCACTGCTGGCTTTGCCAAGTTCCAGTTCCCAGTCAGTGCCTGCGGCAGCATCCTGAAGGTGAGCCTCTCCCAGCACTGCCAGGAGCATCGCAGCCCTGTGTGGAGCTGCTGCCTGCTGTGCCCCCTGTCTGGTGTCTAATGTGGGCTGTGATTGGTGTTCCAGGCTGAGGGGGAAGACCTGCTGTATGAGAACATGATGTCCTCTGCCTTTGACGTTCAGAAGGGGCCTGATGGCTCCATCACCAGGGACAGCCTCTATGAGTGAGTGGCTCCCTTGTGCCCCCAGTGGCCTTTCCCCTTGGTCAGGGTCCTGACTGATCCACTGCTGGCTGCTTCTCCCTCCAGGCTGACCTTCCTGTGCAGGTACTCGGGCAGTGAGCTGCTTCCTGTGGAGGCTGTAGTCTACACTGcggccccccctcccccttcagTCGTGGCCCCGGGGCCCCTCAGTGTGGAGCTCAGGATTGCAACAGGTACTGTGCCCAGCTGTCCACAGGGCCGTGGCAGTGAATGCTTTCCAATGCATGTTGCATTCCTAATGcccctgctgttcctctgtAGAAGCCGTGTATGACTCCTACTACAGGGATGTGGACTACCCTGTGACCAAGGTCCTGCGGGATCCTGTGTATGTTGAGGTTCGCATCCTGAACAGGACTGCTCTCCCTATGTCtgtctgactggactggactggactgctgcagagtcactgactggactggactggaatggactggactgctgcaaaGTCACTGAGAATATTAATCTGAAAGTTCTGTACAGGACTGGCACTGCCCAGAAATTCTCTCCCTGCCCCCTgctcagctgtgtgtgtgtgtgtccacagGAGATAACTGATCACATCAGCGCAGAGCAGTTGTTGGTGCAAGTGGTCATCACAGTCCTGTGCATCACGCTGGCCGTCTACTGTGGCAAGGCCGTGCGCTGCTGCAGCCCCGCCAGCAGAATGgtaaactgacacactgatacccTGGAACAGTGGCACACTGCGGGACTGGCACACTGGCACTTATTGGGGGAAGCTGTAGGATCACTATTAATATAGTGGTAGTAGCACTACCTATAGtggtattaattattattattattaatattaatgttgaTGGAAGGATTCTAATGTCGAGGTCACTGTTCTACTGCCTCTTCTTCCAATTAAGCTCTGAATTATTGAATTGATCACTCGTTACCATCCTGTGGGCTAACTTGTTGCTCTTCATCTCTCGCAACACAGCCGGTGATCACGGTGAACGCTCCTGGCCCGGCCCAGTCGCAGCAGTGAGAGGACCCGGCCACaacgccccccacccccaaaataAAGACTGAAGACCCACGCTACATACGCAGCCCACGTGCGAGTCCTGGTGTCCAGTGGGGGAGCGGTGACTGTTGACAAAGGAGTTTCAGTCAGCGACAGTCAGAGATGGATGACGATTGGACGAGGAACATCAGAGCGACACAGACCCGTGCCGACCCTTTCCCTCCAGCTGGGCTTGCCGTAGTGCTCAGAGCGAGGCAGTCGGGAAGCTGACGACCTCCACAATTATTTGTGTAGCAGCCCCTGTGGATGTACTTGACAACACCACCCCCTTATTGCAGTTTTACTTAATTGCTTGAGCACATTTGTCCAAGCAGAATTcacactttcaaaacaatgaacaCACAGCCCTAAATTGAAACAGGTTGGCCAAAATGGCAGATTTAATTTGCAGATTGCACCAAGACACTCAAAACATGAAACACAGAAATCATCTTTCCATCACAACATACAACTTGTTACCTAATGAAAAGTTACTTCAATCATTTGTTTTACATAATGGCACAATAAATACTAACTACTACCATCAATATACCCTACTATGGCTAACGCACCTGTTGATAtgataattacagtatgtaccaTAAAAGGCATGTAACCATCACAGCATGGGCTGTATTCTTTCCATGATTTTACCAAATTCAGATGGAACATCACTCAGGAGCAGGGATATCCAGAAAGAAACCACTCCATTTCACCTCTGtcctttacaaatgcaatgatgCTGTAGATACAGAGAATAAAAGACTCCAAGCAGACAACTCACTGCAAGAACAAAGCATCAaaaaagctgcacaaacacagtaTATTCCACACTCATCAACAGTCCATCAGACCTCAAGTTGTCTTGAACATCACACTGGATGTTTTCCCTCCTTGCAGGGCACATCGCTGCTCTGCAGTCCTGTGCAATGATGGTCAGCCAACCAGCATTCGTGGCATTGAGGAGGGGCCTGAGGTCACGTGAACTGAAATCACAATTGTTCCACCTCCACTCAGACAATTTCTTAATTGTATGGAAAGCAGGAGTGTATGGAGGGAGAATTTGCATCACTGTTCAGAGGTGGGCTCTAACCAATGTACTACACAGACAGGAGAGGTCAAAAGCAAGATTGTCCTGGTGTCCTATGGTACACTGGAGTGACTGAAACAATCACCCCAAGGTCCTGAGAATCTCTACAAAATGCTATTCATTTTTGAATAGAATCTCAATTCAGCATGCCACACTCAGCAGATCATTTAACAGCTGTTCTGTCAATATAATTTGCACCTTAAAACCATAATAAAGCTGCATAGAGCCTTAATAACAGTACTTCAAACATTGGGAAAGTAAAAAAAAGCCCAGAAAACACCATTGAGCAGGAGCACAGTGCCTAGTTATGGGATTGTGTATAAGATCACAAAAAGTCACTTTGTGCACCAGTTTGTTGTACACGTCTGAATggcacattttcaaaaccaaacaaaaacccatccTGACTATGTGCATTTCACTTACAGAATTGACAAGAGGCAATTTATTTTGCCCAATAACAAATCCATATAATCCTGCCAAACACACGCCTGGGGCAGGGACTCACACTAGAAGGGTGACATTGACCAAAGAGTCAGATTTAACCATTTAGGACTAGTGGACACTACCCAGCACCCCTCCCACACCCACTGAGGTGAGACAGAGACCATTTAATTGCTTTGACTTTTATTCTCAAAGTACAGGAGACAGATTGCATTTGTACAGTAGGAGTCCTGCCCACAGACAGGGCCACAGCCCCAGCACAgcctgcagggagagagagaggggttactTCACAGACCACAGCCAGCATTCGAGTCTGCTTCCTACAAGGGCAGGAAGTCAGACAAATATACCCAAGTTACTTAGGGTTTGAGCCGAGTCACGACCAACTCAGGTGTTGCATGGATATAGAGCTGGGGTCCAGTTTAAAGTGCCACTAACCCCCTCTCCAAAGGCAGCTACTGGGCAGTGTTGGGCTGAGATCGGCCCATGATGAAGAACGGGCCCAGTATGGCGTCGGCCTCCTGCACCACCCctgcagggagacaggcagggcATTAGGGCCCGTGAGGGGGGGATCCATCTCAGACCAGCACAAGGTTTAAGAGTTCAGTCAGCTTCCTGCACCCACCCTGCTCTGGAGATGGGGCCCCTCGGCTCCTGCGCCTCAAGCCCCGGGCCCTGGAGGCGGGGTCAcagctggagtcacagcagctGCACACCTGGTCACTGCCATCCACAGACTGCCACCTTGGGAAGGAGGATTGGATTGTTGAACAGAGGGGGGGGTGGGAAGCATTTTGGAGTTGCACCAGCTTCACCCCAATAGACCACCCCCTTACCTCTGCACAAAGGAGCAGGCCTTGTTCTGGGCATCGTTCTGGGAGGCAAGCGCCATGGTCAGGTGGCAGGCGATGTAGAGCTAGAGGAGGGAGAGACCGAGGGACAGGACAGCACATGAGCGTGGGGCGGGCAGGGTCACTCACACAGCCCAGAGGAGAGCGCAGGGACTCACGGAGCTGCGGGCATCCTGGTGGAAGCGGAAGGCCTCCAGCTGCATGCGGAGACTAGAATCCTGGGGCCGTGGCAGGAAGCGTGAGCTGGATCCAGTAGCCTTGGAGTCCACAAAGCACCTGCAGGGAGAGTCTGTATTGGGCAGGGGCCACAGGTCTCAGCGAGGTGTGAATCTGGCAAGTCCTAGTCTAGGGGGACAGACAGGAGCTCACAATAGGCCCCCCAGACTCACCCATGGTTCTCAATGAAGGCGTAGCTGGGCGAGGAGGTCTGGTTCGGCTCAAGGGTGGCCACACAGCGGTCCACGAACAGCCGCAGGGGCAGGTGGCCGGTCAGGTTGACCGAGGCCTTGAGGTGCAGCATGTCCCCCAGGTAGAAGACGTTGGAGGGCCTCTGGGAGCTCCAGTCATCTGCAGGGAGATGCAAGTGTCAGTGCCAGCATTGACCACACAGGCACCACCTGGACCTCTGTAGGGGTACCAGtcatgagctgcagggagaagtcCAGGACATCCTCAGCAGTGCGAGTGGAGGTGAAGGGGACCCAGGTGGGCTTCAGGGCATCACTGCTCACATTGGCCGTCCTGCAGGAGAGAGGGGTCCCTCATCAGCATTTACAGCAGAGAATTGAGCTCATCGAGTCCTCCAGTCTGGAGAACTCAATCCAGCAACTTACAAAAACATGGGTTGCATCTTGGAAAGGCATGGTTTACTCTACATCatgtgttgaaactggggggtggggggaaaaaaaaaaaaaagcactggcCTGGACCTCAAATCCAAACACAGCCCAGGTTTAGAGCACAAGAGGGGAGGGGTGGGAACCTGCACATCAGATCTCCTGAATGACATCAGGCCTGTGGCCAATAGGCCTTGCTCACCTGTTATAGTGGCACTCGAGTGGGATGGAGGCGTTGTTCATCCGGATGATGCCACCGGGGGAAGGGGCCGGAGTGTAGAACAGGGTGTTGGAGTACACCAGCAAGTCCTCGGTGAACTGGGGCAGCCAAAGAGAAGCAGCATTTAAGCTGGTTAACAACTCTTGCATTGCATGTCTAGTTACAGTTCAGACCATGACAATTAGGATAAATTCAGAGCATCATACTGGACAGTATATTGCAGCACAGCCTACTGGGAGGAACAGATAGGGCAGTGAAGGAGTTGCTTCTGGAAGAGCACTAGAGAGCTAAACTAGTGGGTTTTCAACCCAGGACCTGGaagcccccccccgccccccccctaTGGTTTTGTTCCAACGGAGCACAAGAACACCCTTAAGTTTAACcaataattaaatcaaagcCTTCATTTGAAATTATAAGCTTGTATAAGGAATCAACTTCTGATCAGTTACACACATTTTAAGTCAATTAAagtaagggttcaattaagtaattaagagctcggcTAGAACGaaacccagcagggtagggaATACTCCAGatccagggttgagaaccactgaactACTCGGTAGGTCCATCACAGCCAATACAGGGGTCACAAGCATCTAAGCGGACACCCAATGTGTTGGGCTCCAGCAGAACTATGCCAGGGAGTCCTGCTGGAGGGACCGGGACCCAGAGCACTATAGCGCTAGACTTCACTATACTGTGAAGGGCAGCGCCTACCGACAGCTCGCTCCCGCAGTCCTGCAGCTCGGCGGTGATCACGAACGACTCGCCCCCGGGGGAGGCGACGGTGCAGGAGCCCGGGGCGGCGGGGGGCCCCAGCCGCAGGTCGGAGCCGCTGATGGCCGTGCCCACAGCGTAGAGGTCGGCAAGCACGGTGATCTCCACGGTGGCCTCTAGGCACCGGAGAAAGACGGTCTGCGTCACGGCGCCAGCCCGGCTCTGACCTGGGAGCGCATAGTAGCCACGGCCGGACCCGGAGGAGCGCAGACCGGGGGACCCCGCTTTAGAGCGGTGCTTCAGGGGGTGGCTCTCCTTGCCTTTAACACTCAGCCGACACTGCGCAGCCGCAAACAGAAACAGCAAGCCCACTTGCCAATAAAGCGTGCTACCGAAGACTCCCATGATTGGCTCTGTTGCTTTAACCCCAGCAAGACGGTTTCAAAGCTGACAGTGCAATACTCACCTGTGGCGCCTCTGCCTATTTATACAGGTGCCGCCACTGGGAGCCAATCAGAGACCAGCCCGGAGTGGTCAGTGTGAACAGGTCCGGCCCGGCGATGGAATGCGCCCCGACACGGCCAGTCGCAGGACAACGACAGACAGGGACACAGAGTGATCaaaatatacagattattattatgattattattcgtTTTATTAAATAATCACAAGGAGGCTTTAACAAAGTAATTTGTCAAGGAGGCTTCCTGattgtattatatttcaaaGAATCATGTTAGCAATATTTTCATTATGACTGCAATGTACTGGGTTGATTTCGTTCAGATGTCCGTGCTCCCTGGGGTTATTAGTGGAGTGCACCTGCACTACCACGGCCACTATTATCCAATTGAATACATCGCACTTAAAGTAACTTGGTCGTCTGCTTCGAAATGGggctgtattgttattatttaatttagagACGTCAGCTGCCTGTCAAATTGATATTTTCCACTACAGTGAATAAACGCACCGGTAGGGTGTTTCCCAGGAACACGTCACACATCAACACACAGCAGGGTGAGACAGCCCCGCCACTGTCATTTCACTGGCACCCTCATACAGAGGAGCTCGTTAAGACACATGACACGAACATGGTGCGATTTTTAGGACTCTGCATTAATTAATGCAATCAGTAATCAGcccttaataaaaacaatgaagtTGACTTTCATGATCTGCTTCAGGGCCAGTTTTTATTCTCTCCTTCGTGTCTAgtgggttatttatttatttacacacctTGCATCAATCGTATCAATCTCTAAATCGCTCTGCCTTGACAATGGCACTATTCTGATAACATAAATTGATcgattaattgatttaatgtttAGCCCCAATTCGGATCTGTCCAATCGCTGCCCTCCGCCAATCAGGGCTCGGAGGTATTTAAGGAGCTGAGTGCGGCTTCTCACTACTTCGTTTGTAGTGTTTTGAGATGGAGAAGTGAGGGATCAATGTGCGGGTCTgggtttgtgtctctgtgctgctgGCAGCAGCCATTGGTGTGTCTTTAGCCCAGGTTCAGAAATGTCAGGTCAGTGAGGCTGAGAAGATGGCGTGTGGAGACCCGGCGGTCAGTAGCGCGGACTGTGAGGCGAGTGACTGCTGCTTTGATCCGAGGGCCAGACAGCGCTGTTACTACAGCAGTGACGGTGAGAGGGTCGCCAGTGAAACACAGCTGCAGATCTGCAGGTCGTGCTCTTGGTGTGATTGAATCCTCGCTACAATACTGCCCTCTCCCTGCAGTGACGGTGCAGTGCACCACGGATGGGCAGTTCGTGGTTGTGGTGCCCAGGGACGTCACCACCCCTCCGCTGAGCCTCGATACCGTCAGCCTGCTGGGTGGTCAGAGCGCCCCCTGCAGTCCTGTCGGCACCACTGCTGGCTTTGCCAAGTTCCAGTTCCCAGTCAGTGCCTGCGGCAGCATCCTGAAGGTGAGCCTCTCCCAGCACTGCCAGGAGCATCGCAGCCCTGTGTGGAGCTGCTGCCTGCTGTGCCCCCTGTCTGGTGTCTAATGTGGGCTGTGATTGGTGTTCCAGGCTGAGGGGGAAGACCTGCTGTATGAGAACATGATGTCCTCTGCCTTTGACGTTCAGAAGGGGCCTGATGGCTCCATCACCAGGGACAGCCTCTATGAGTGAGTGGCTCCCTTGTGCCCCCAGTGGCCTTTCCCCTTGGTCAGGGTCCTGACTGATCCACTGCTGGCTGCTTCTCCCTCCAGGCTGACCTTCCTGTGCAGGTACTCGGGCAGTGAGCTGCTTCCTGTGGAGGCTGTAGTCTACACTGcggccccccctcccccttcagTCGTGGCCCCGGGGCCCCTCAGTGTGGAGCTCAGGATTGCAACAGGTACTGTGCCCAGCTGTCCACAGGGCCGTGGCAGTGAATGCTTTCCAATGCATGTTGCATTCCTAATGcccctgctgttcctctgtAGAAGCCGTGTATGACTCCTACTACAGGGATGTGGACTACCCTGTGACCAAGGTCCTGCGGGATCCTGTGTATGTTGAGGTTCGCATCCTGAACAGGACTGACCCCAACATCGTCCTGACCCTGGAAGACTGCTGGGCAACGTCCACCCCCAGCCCTCTCGGCCAGCCCCAGTGGAGCCTGCTGGTGAACGGGTAACTGGAGCCCTGTCTCTCCTGTTGGCCAACCTGTGCTGCTGGTTTGGGCAGAGCTCTTGACCTGGTTGTGGTTGTCCTTCCAGGTGTCCATACAGAGATGACCCGTACCAGACCAGCTTGATTCCTGTGGGCAGCTCCTCCAGGCTGCTGTACCCAACGCACTACGAGCGCTTCGTGGTCCAGATGTTTACTTTTGTGGACGCTGGCTCCCAGCTCCCTCTGAAGGAGACGGTGAGGGCCTGTCAGAGGAGCTCAATGAGCTTCAATGGATTGAATGGGTTTGTATTGAGCTGAATCTCTTGCTCCCCCAGGTGTTCATCCACtgtagtgcagcagtgtgcCGACCTAATGCCACGGACAGCTGTGTCCCTCAGTGCAGCCGCAGAATACGTGAGTAGCTGGATGGGGATTGATGGGTCTCAATGCCAGCACTGGGAGATCCTACTGGCGAAATGCCCTTCTGTTACTGGGCCTGCTCTTGGCTGCTTTAATGCTGCTCCTGTCCTGCAGGGAGATCTGTGGCCCCAGTACATAGGGCCCCTGGGGAGACTGCAGTGGTGTCCAGTGGGGAAGTGATCCTGATGGCTGCTGAGCTCCCTGCTGTGGACAGGAGGGCT
It contains:
- the LOC136768368 gene encoding zona pellucida sperm-binding protein 4-like — translated: MEKCGINVRVWVCVSVLLAAAIGVSLAQVQKCQVSEAEKMACGDPAVSSADCEASDCCFDPRARQRCYYSSDVTVQCTTDGQFVVVVPRDVTTPPLSLDTVSLLGGQSAPCSPVGTTAGFAKFQFPVSACGSILKAEGEDLLYENMMSSAFDVQKGPDGSITRDSLYELTFLCRYSGSELLPVEAVVYTAAPPPPSVVAPGPLSVELRIATEAVYDSYYRDVDYPVTKVLRDPVYVEEITDHISAEQLLVQVVITVLCITLAVYCGKAVRCCSPASRMPVITVNAPGPAQSQQ
- the LOC136768367 gene encoding zona pellucida sperm-binding protein 3-like; translation: MGVFGSTLYWQVGLLFLFAAAQCRLSVKGKESHPLKHRSKAGSPGLRSSGSGRGYYALPGQSRAGAVTQTVFLRCLEATVEITVLADLYAVGTAISGSDLRLGPPAAPGSCTVASPGGESFVITAELQDCGSELSFTEDLLVYSNTLFYTPAPSPGGIIRMNNASIPLECHYNRTANVSSDALKPTWVPFTSTRTAEDVLDFSLQLMTDDWSSQRPSNVFYLGDMLHLKASVNLTGHLPLRLFVDRCVATLEPNQTSSPSYAFIENHGCFVDSKATGSSSRFLPRPQDSSLRMQLEAFRFHQDARSSLYIACHLTMALASQNDAQNKACSFVQRWQSVDGSDQVCSCCDSSCDPASRARGLRRRSRGAPSPEQGVVQEADAILGPFFIMGRSQPNTAQ
- the LOC136768369 gene encoding zona pellucida sperm-binding protein 4, with amino-acid sequence MACGDPAVSSADCEASDCCFDPRARQRCYYSSDVTVQCTTDGQFVVVVPRDVTTPPLSLDTVSLLGGQSAPCSPVGTTAGFAKFQFPVSACGSILKAEGEDLLYENMMSSAFDVQKGPDGSITRDSLYELTFLCRYSGSELLPVEAVVYTAAPPPPSVVAPGPLSVELRIATEAVYDSYYRDVDYPVTKVLRDPVYVEVRILNRTDPNIVLTLEDCWATSTPSPLGQPQWSLLVNGCPYRDDPYQTSLIPVGSSSRLLYPTHYERFVVQMFTFVDAGSQLPLKETVFIHCSAAVCRPNATDSCVPQCSRRIRRSVAPVHRAPGETAVVSSGEVILMAAELPAVDRRASPSEGPQVFSYAVLGVVACTVLVLGALGLAAVWRAWPVVQKTQL